In the Rhinoderma darwinii isolate aRhiDar2 chromosome 13, aRhiDar2.hap1, whole genome shotgun sequence genome, one interval contains:
- the NAGS gene encoding N-acetylglutamate synthase, mitochondrial: protein MTAVQGISTLSLRNSRFLSGGRGSVLHQRVRTRDEPSHEELNNASNQQKAPKEPGGISSMVDRSLVRRDIRAFLRECGGTPSEARHWLAQFQEMHSTYQKLFAVVEVDENVFTCKRSLTSVAFALSFLQRMDMKPLVVMGLPSTYCARPSAHDAKSLLVHNCQTLVDAIHTNSGTALPFFNGGSVLTAREQDGCYGTVSAMDIELLTWCLNSGNIPILCPIGETPSGRSVLLDSLEVTTSISRVLNPLKIIFLNIAGGLKDLSENVVGHVNLPADLELMRNAVWMSERQRQQVTVIVDLLNRLPPSSSAVITSARTLLSELFSNKGSGTLFKNAERMLRFDSLQDVDSDRLISLVNRSFQKKLKENYISNVAKRLHSVYLSEGYNAAAIITTEPVLGGTPYLDKFVVSSGRQGQGSGQMLWECVRQDLQTLFWRSRATNPINSWYFKNSDGSFSNKQWIFFWLGLADIRDSYELVNHAKSLPDSFCKSLIT from the exons ATGACAGCTGTACAGGGAATTTCAACGTTGTCCCTCCGTAATTCTCGTTTCTTAAGTGGTGGAAGAGGCTCTGTGCTCCATCAACGTGTTAGAACTAGGGATGAGCCCTCCCATGAAGAACTAAACAATGCATCTAATCAACAGAAGGCCCCTAAGGAGCCAGGTGGCATCTCCTCAATGGTTGACCGTTCCTTGGTGCGGAGGGACATTCGAGCTTTCTTACGAGAGTGTGGTGGGACACCCAGTGAGGCACGTCATTGGCTTGCACAGTTCCAGGAGATGCATTCCACTTATCAAAAGCTCTTTGCAGTTGTTGAG GTGGATGAAAATGTCTTCACCTGCAAGAGGTCCTTGACCAGCGTTGCATTCGCACTGTCCTTTCTCCAGAGGATGGACATGAAGCCATTGGTGGTGATGGGGCTGCCCAGCACATATTGTGCCCGTCCTTCAGCTCACGATGCCAAATCTTTGCTTGTCCACAACTGCCAAACTTTGGTGGATGCTATCCATACCAACTCTGGCACTGCTTTGCCCTTTTTCAATGGAGGATCTGTGCTGACCGCTCGTGAACAAGATGGCTG CTATGGAACGGTTTCAGCCATGGACATTGAACTACTGACCTGGTGCCTTAACTCCGGTAACATTCCTATTCTATGTCCCATTGGAGAGACTCCTTCTGGCCGTTCTGTTCTTCTAGACTCCTTGGAAGTCACCACCAGCATCTCAAGGGTCTTGAATCCACTGAAGATCATCTTCCTTAATATAGCTGGTGGTCTGAAGGACCTGAGTGAAAAT GTTGTCGGACACGTGAATCTTCCAGCAGACTTAGAACTGATGAGGAACGCGGTATGGATGAGCGAAAGACAACGCCAACAAGTGACGGTCATTGTGGATCTTCTGAACCGCCTGCCTCCTTCTTCTTCTGCTGTCATCACATCCGCCCGTACTCTACTTAGCGAGCTTTTCAGCAACAAAG GTTCTGGGACCCTTTTTAAGAACGCAGAACGAATGCTGAGGTTTGATTCCCTGCAGGACGTAGACAGCGATCGCCTCATCTCCCTGGTGAACAGAtctttccagaaaaagctgaaGGAAAATTATATCAGCAACGTGGCGAAGAGACTGCACTCTGTGTATCTATCGGAAGG GTATAATGCAGCTGCTATCATAACCACAGAGCCGGTGCTGGGAGGAACCCCTTATCTGGACAAGTTCGTGGTCAGTTCTGGGAGACAAGGGCAGGGATCCGGCCAGATGCTGTGGGAATGTGTGAGACAAGACCTGCAGACGCTGTTCTGGAGATCACGAGCTACTAATCCTATTAATTCCTG GTATTTTAAGAACAGCGACGGCAGCTTTTCAAACAAGCAGTGGATATTTTTCTGGTTGGGTCTGGCAGATATCAGAGATTCATATGAACTGGTGAACCATGCAAAGAGTCTGCCCGATTCATTCTGCAAAAGCCTCATCACATGA